From one Amycolatopsis sp. FDAARGOS 1241 genomic stretch:
- a CDS encoding glutamate synthase subunit beta: MADPKGFLTTTREEPKRRPVDLRLMDWREVYEDFASTKLEKQAGRCMDCGIPFCHQGCPLGNLIPEWNTLVWREDWREAIERLHATNNFPEFTGTLCPAPCETACVLGINDDPVTIKRVEISIVDRAFEEGWVTPQVPVAKTGKKVAVVGSGPSGLAAAQQLTRAGHSVVVYERADKIGGLLRYGIPEFKMEKFRLDRRLDQMRAEGTEFRTSVNVGVDLTVEQLRADHDAVVLAGGATAWRDLPIDGREHDGILQAMEYLPPANRVAAGELDEVPYSAEGLDVVVIGGGDTGADCVGTAHRQGARSVTQLEIMPRPPESRSDAHPWPTYPMIYRVSSAHEEGGERLYSVNTQEFLADADGRVRALKLVEVRNEGGKFVPVEGTESELPAQLVLLAMGFVGPQRSGLLEDLGVDLDQRGNVVRDKNFHTSVDNVFVAGDMGRGQSLIVWAIAEGRSCAAGVDAFLTGRGVLPAPIAPTDRPIA; encoded by the coding sequence ATGGCTGACCCCAAGGGCTTTCTGACCACCACCCGCGAAGAACCGAAACGCCGTCCGGTCGATTTGCGGCTGATGGACTGGCGCGAGGTGTACGAGGACTTCGCTTCCACGAAGCTGGAGAAGCAGGCCGGGCGCTGCATGGACTGCGGCATCCCGTTCTGCCACCAGGGCTGTCCGCTCGGGAACCTGATCCCGGAGTGGAACACGCTGGTGTGGCGGGAAGACTGGCGCGAAGCGATCGAGCGGCTGCACGCCACGAACAACTTCCCGGAGTTCACCGGCACGCTGTGCCCGGCACCGTGCGAGACGGCGTGCGTGCTCGGCATCAACGACGACCCGGTGACGATCAAGCGGGTCGAGATCTCCATCGTCGACCGGGCCTTCGAAGAGGGCTGGGTCACGCCGCAGGTGCCGGTGGCGAAGACGGGCAAGAAGGTCGCCGTCGTCGGCTCCGGGCCGTCGGGGCTGGCCGCGGCGCAGCAGCTCACGCGAGCGGGCCACAGCGTGGTGGTCTACGAGCGGGCCGACAAGATCGGCGGCCTGCTGCGCTACGGCATCCCCGAGTTCAAGATGGAGAAGTTCCGCCTCGACCGCCGGCTCGACCAGATGCGGGCCGAGGGCACGGAGTTCCGCACGTCCGTCAACGTCGGCGTGGACCTCACCGTCGAGCAACTGCGGGCCGACCACGACGCCGTGGTGCTGGCCGGCGGTGCGACGGCGTGGCGTGACCTGCCGATCGACGGCCGCGAGCACGACGGGATCCTCCAGGCCATGGAGTACCTGCCGCCGGCCAACCGCGTCGCCGCGGGCGAGCTCGACGAGGTGCCGTATTCGGCCGAGGGCCTCGACGTCGTGGTCATCGGTGGCGGTGACACGGGCGCGGACTGCGTCGGCACGGCGCACCGCCAGGGCGCTCGTTCGGTGACGCAGCTGGAGATCATGCCGCGGCCGCCGGAGTCCCGTTCGGACGCTCACCCGTGGCCGACGTACCCGATGATCTACCGGGTTTCCTCGGCCCACGAGGAGGGCGGCGAGCGCCTGTACTCCGTGAACACGCAGGAGTTCCTGGCCGACGCCGACGGCCGCGTCCGCGCGCTGAAGCTCGTGGAGGTCCGCAACGAGGGCGGCAAGTTCGTCCCCGTCGAGGGCACCGAAAGCGAGCTGCCGGCTCAGCTGGTGTTGCTGGCCATGGGTTTCGTGGGCCCGCAGCGCTCCGGGCTGCTCGAAGACCTGGGCGTCGACCTCGACCAGCGCGGCAACGTCGTGCGGGACAAGAACTTCCACACGAGCGTCGACAACGTCTTCGTGGCCGGCGACATGGGTCGCGGCCAGTCGCTGATCGTGTGGGCCATCGCGGAGGGCCGCTCCTGCGCCGCCGGCGTCGACGCCTTCCTCACCGGCCGGGGCGTCCTCCCGGCCCCGATCGCGCCGACGGACCGGCCGATCGCGTGA
- the gltB gene encoding glutamate synthase large subunit, translated as MTHRSTAGSSTSATTGLYDPAYEHDACGVAFVADLAGRRDHQIVAKALVALRNLEHRGARGAEPDTGDGAGLLIQVPDAFYREVVDFELPEAGAYAVGTAFLPRDEKRRGRAMSTIERIAAEEDMRVVGWRDLPVDAAQCGPTAGETRPHFTQLFLAGRRHNRDGLALERSAFCVRKRAEHELAEDDVYFPSLSSRTIVYKGMLTEDQVERFFLDLQDERVTSAIGLVHSRFSTNTFPSWPLAHPYRYVAHNGEINTLKGNRNWMDAREALLETDLIPGDLKRIYPIITRGASDSASFDEVLELLHLGGRSLPHSVLMMIPEAWENHQEMDPARRAFYEFHSTLMEPWDGPALVAFTDGSQIGAVLDRNGLRPGRYWVTDDGLVVLASEVGVLELDPATIVRKGRLEPGRMFLVDTAEGRIIEDEEIKGELATAHPYDEWVDGGLLRLEELPERDREVPLHAALVRRQQAFGYTEEELEAILEPMARTGAEPIGSMGNDSPLAPLSSRARPLFDYFIQLFAQVTNPPLDAIREELVTALGTQVGAEPNLLLADAASCRRIVLPFPVLDNDQLAKLVHVNDDGNLPEFQAVTVLGRYNVHGGGEALLQRLDEIRSEVSEAIEDGARLIVLSDRGVDEDHAAIPSLLLTGAVHHHLVREKTRTQVGLIVEAGDAREVHHIALLVGYGAAAVNPYLAMATVEEMAHQGLIPGVSAKQATANLIKALGKGVRKTMSKMGVSTVASYTGAQIFEAVGLGPEVIDTCFTATTSRLGGVGFDTIADEVLQRHRRAFPSDGVRASHRELETGADYQWRREGEPHLFNPQTVFKLQHSTRSGKYDVFKEYTDAVNNQSEKLQTLRGLFEFKYGERTPVPIEEVEPVSEIVKRFATGAISYGSISQEMHQTLAIAMNRLGGKSNTGEGGEDADRLYDPERRSAVKQVASGRFGVTSEYLVNADDIQIKMAQGAKPGEGGQLPGAKVYPWIAKTRYSTPGVGLISPPPHHDIYSIEDLAQLIHDLKNANPAARIHVKLVSEVGVGTVAAGVSKAHADVVLISGHDGGTGASPLSSIKHAGGPWELGLAETQQTLLANRLRDRIVVQTDGQLKTGRDVVIAALLGAEEFGFATAPLVVSGCIMMRVCHLDTCPVGVATQNPKLREKFSGKAEYVVNFFEFIAQEVREYLAELGFRSIAEAVGHAEVLDKRKAVDHWKAAGLDLSPIFHVPDLPPRAARHQVVKQDHGLDKALDNTLIQLAEGALSAGDKVRLELPVRNVNRTVGTMLGSELTKKWGGEGLPDDTIDVTFTGTAGQSFGAFVPKGITLRLVGDGNDYVGKGLSGGRIIVRPDKAAKFPAEDHIIAGNVIAYGATSGEIFIRGKVGERFCVRNSGALAVVEGVGDHGGEYMTGGRMVVLGGIGRNFAAGMSGGVAYVLDLPVHRVNPEMVDIDPLDTDDTDFLRETVEKHYNETESAVARELLADWDSAVDRFGKVMPKDYKRVLAAQVQAERDGRDVNEAIMEAAHG; from the coding sequence GTGACCCACCGTTCCACTGCCGGTTCCAGCACATCGGCCACCACAGGTCTGTACGACCCCGCATACGAGCACGACGCGTGCGGGGTCGCCTTCGTCGCCGATCTCGCCGGGCGCCGAGATCATCAGATCGTGGCGAAAGCCCTGGTCGCGTTGCGGAACCTGGAACACCGCGGGGCACGCGGAGCCGAGCCCGACACCGGCGACGGCGCCGGCCTCCTGATCCAGGTGCCCGACGCGTTCTACCGCGAGGTCGTGGACTTCGAACTGCCCGAAGCGGGCGCCTACGCCGTGGGCACCGCGTTCCTGCCGCGCGACGAGAAGCGCCGCGGCCGCGCCATGTCCACCATCGAGCGGATCGCCGCCGAGGAGGACATGCGCGTGGTGGGGTGGCGCGACCTGCCGGTGGACGCCGCGCAGTGCGGGCCGACCGCGGGTGAGACGCGGCCGCACTTCACGCAGCTGTTCCTGGCCGGGCGCCGCCACAACCGCGACGGCCTCGCGCTGGAGCGCTCCGCGTTCTGCGTGCGCAAGCGCGCCGAGCACGAGCTCGCCGAGGACGACGTGTACTTCCCGTCACTGTCCTCGCGCACCATCGTCTACAAAGGAATGCTGACCGAGGACCAGGTCGAGCGGTTCTTCCTGGACCTGCAGGACGAGCGCGTGACGAGTGCCATCGGCCTCGTGCACTCACGCTTCTCCACCAACACCTTCCCGTCGTGGCCGCTCGCGCACCCGTACCGGTACGTGGCGCACAACGGTGAGATCAACACCCTCAAGGGCAACCGCAACTGGATGGACGCGCGCGAGGCGCTGCTGGAGACGGACCTCATCCCCGGCGACCTCAAGCGGATCTACCCGATCATCACGCGCGGCGCGAGCGACTCGGCCTCCTTCGACGAGGTGCTCGAGCTGCTGCACCTGGGCGGGCGCTCGCTGCCGCACTCGGTGCTGATGATGATCCCGGAGGCCTGGGAGAACCACCAGGAGATGGACCCCGCCCGGCGGGCGTTCTACGAGTTCCACTCCACGCTCATGGAGCCGTGGGACGGCCCCGCGCTCGTCGCGTTCACCGACGGCTCGCAGATCGGCGCGGTGCTCGACCGCAACGGCCTGCGCCCCGGCCGCTACTGGGTCACCGACGACGGGCTCGTCGTGCTGGCCAGTGAGGTCGGCGTGCTCGAGCTGGACCCGGCGACGATCGTGCGCAAGGGCCGGCTGGAGCCGGGCCGCATGTTCCTCGTGGACACCGCCGAAGGCCGGATCATCGAGGACGAGGAGATCAAGGGCGAGCTCGCCACTGCGCACCCGTACGACGAGTGGGTCGACGGCGGCCTGCTGCGGCTGGAAGAGCTCCCCGAGCGCGACCGCGAAGTACCCCTGCACGCCGCGCTCGTTCGGCGCCAGCAGGCGTTCGGCTACACCGAGGAGGAGCTCGAGGCCATCCTCGAGCCGATGGCCCGCACCGGCGCGGAGCCGATCGGCTCGATGGGCAACGACTCCCCGCTCGCACCCCTGTCGTCCCGCGCGCGGCCGCTGTTCGACTACTTCATCCAGCTCTTCGCCCAGGTGACGAACCCGCCGCTGGACGCCATCCGCGAGGAGCTCGTGACGGCACTCGGCACACAGGTCGGCGCGGAGCCCAACCTGCTGCTCGCCGACGCCGCGTCGTGCCGGCGGATCGTGCTGCCCTTCCCGGTGCTGGACAACGACCAGCTGGCGAAGCTGGTGCACGTCAACGACGACGGCAACCTGCCCGAGTTCCAGGCCGTGACCGTGCTCGGCCGCTACAACGTGCACGGTGGCGGCGAAGCGCTGCTGCAGCGGCTCGACGAGATCCGCAGCGAGGTGTCCGAGGCCATCGAGGACGGTGCCCGGCTCATCGTGCTGTCCGACCGCGGGGTCGACGAGGACCACGCGGCGATCCCGTCACTGCTGCTGACCGGCGCCGTGCACCACCACCTGGTACGCGAGAAGACCCGCACGCAGGTCGGCCTCATCGTCGAGGCCGGCGACGCGCGCGAGGTGCACCACATCGCGCTGCTGGTGGGCTACGGCGCGGCCGCGGTGAACCCGTACCTCGCGATGGCGACGGTCGAGGAGATGGCCCACCAGGGCCTCATCCCGGGTGTCAGCGCGAAGCAGGCGACGGCGAACCTCATCAAGGCGCTCGGCAAGGGCGTGCGCAAGACGATGTCCAAGATGGGCGTCTCCACCGTCGCGTCCTACACCGGTGCGCAGATCTTCGAAGCCGTCGGCCTCGGCCCCGAGGTGATCGACACCTGCTTCACCGCGACGACTTCACGCCTCGGCGGCGTCGGGTTCGACACGATCGCCGACGAGGTCCTGCAGCGCCACCGCCGCGCGTTCCCGTCCGACGGCGTGCGCGCGAGCCACCGCGAGCTCGAGACCGGCGCGGACTACCAGTGGCGGCGCGAAGGCGAGCCGCACCTGTTCAACCCGCAGACGGTGTTCAAGCTGCAGCACTCCACGCGCAGCGGGAAGTACGACGTCTTCAAGGAGTACACCGACGCCGTCAACAACCAGTCCGAGAAGCTGCAGACGCTGCGCGGCCTGTTCGAGTTCAAGTACGGCGAGCGCACGCCGGTGCCGATCGAAGAGGTCGAACCGGTCTCGGAGATCGTGAAGCGGTTCGCCACCGGTGCCATCTCCTACGGCTCCATCTCGCAGGAGATGCACCAGACGCTCGCCATCGCGATGAACCGCCTCGGCGGCAAGTCCAACACCGGCGAGGGCGGCGAGGACGCCGACCGGCTCTACGACCCCGAGCGCCGCTCCGCGGTGAAGCAGGTCGCTTCGGGCCGCTTCGGTGTCACGAGCGAGTACCTGGTGAACGCCGACGACATCCAGATCAAGATGGCGCAGGGCGCGAAGCCCGGTGAAGGCGGGCAGCTGCCCGGCGCGAAGGTGTATCCGTGGATCGCGAAGACGCGGTACTCCACGCCGGGTGTGGGGCTCATTTCCCCGCCGCCGCACCACGACATCTACTCGATCGAGGACCTGGCCCAGCTGATCCACGACCTGAAGAACGCCAACCCGGCCGCGCGCATCCACGTGAAGCTCGTGTCCGAGGTCGGCGTCGGCACGGTCGCCGCGGGCGTGTCCAAGGCGCACGCCGACGTCGTGCTCATCTCGGGCCACGACGGCGGCACGGGCGCTTCGCCGCTGTCGTCGATCAAGCACGCGGGCGGCCCGTGGGAGCTGGGCCTCGCCGAGACGCAGCAGACGCTGCTGGCCAACCGGCTGCGCGACCGCATCGTGGTGCAGACCGACGGGCAGCTCAAGACCGGCCGCGACGTCGTGATCGCCGCGCTGCTCGGCGCCGAGGAGTTCGGCTTCGCCACCGCACCGCTGGTGGTGTCCGGCTGCATCATGATGCGCGTGTGCCACCTCGACACCTGCCCGGTGGGCGTCGCGACGCAGAACCCCAAGCTGCGTGAGAAGTTCAGCGGCAAGGCCGAGTACGTGGTGAACTTCTTCGAGTTCATCGCCCAAGAGGTGCGCGAGTACCTGGCGGAGCTCGGGTTCCGCTCCATCGCCGAAGCCGTGGGTCACGCCGAGGTGCTCGACAAGCGCAAGGCCGTGGACCACTGGAAGGCCGCCGGGCTGGACCTGTCGCCGATCTTCCACGTACCGGACCTGCCGCCGCGCGCGGCGCGCCACCAGGTCGTGAAGCAGGACCACGGGCTGGACAAGGCGCTGGACAACACGCTGATCCAGCTCGCCGAGGGCGCGCTGTCGGCCGGGGACAAGGTGCGGCTGGAGCTGCCGGTACGCAACGTGAACCGCACCGTCGGCACGATGCTGGGTTCGGAGCTCACGAAGAAGTGGGGCGGCGAGGGCCTGCCGGACGACACGATCGACGTGACGTTCACCGGCACCGCGGGCCAGTCGTTCGGCGCGTTCGTGCCGAAGGGCATCACCCTGCGGCTCGTCGGCGACGGCAACGACTACGTCGGCAAGGGCCTCTCCGGCGGCCGGATCATCGTGCGGCCCGACAAGGCGGCGAAGTTCCCGGCCGAGGACCACATCATCGCCGGCAACGTGATCGCCTACGGCGCCACGAGCGGTGAGATCTTCATCCGCGGCAAGGTCGGCGAGCGGTTCTGCGTGCGCAACTCGGGCGCGCTGGCCGTCGTCGAGGGCGTGGGCGACCACGGTGGCGAATACATGACGGGCGGGCGCATGGTCGTCCTCGGCGGGATCGGGCGCAACTTCGCGGCCGGCATGTCGGGCGGCGTCGCGTACGTGCTCGACCTGCCGGTGCACCGCGTCAACCCGGAGATGGTCGACATCGACCCGCTGGACACCGACGACACCGATTTCCTGCGCGAGACCGTGGAAAAGCACTACAACGAAACGGAGTCCGCCGTGGCGCGCGAGCTGCTCGCCGACTGGGACTCCGCCGTCGACCGGTTCGGCAAGGTCATGCCGAAGGACTACAAGCGAGTGCTCGCCGCCCAGGTACAGGCGGAACGCGACGGGCGCGACGTGAACGAGGCGATCATGGAGGCCGCTCATGGCTGA